In the Pseudomonas sp. ADAK2 genome, one interval contains:
- a CDS encoding short-chain dehydrogenase, with the protein MNAHMPMTSNEGDIPVLMVATQSPLEVLHGCAASRFLTVTQMMESLASLDITQAKGADVQQLAQAAAMLLRDGCDVMDVLGRQIRARV; encoded by the coding sequence ATGAATGCGCATATGCCGATGACCAGCAATGAAGGCGACATTCCGGTGTTGATGGTCGCCACCCAGTCGCCATTGGAGGTGTTGCACGGCTGCGCGGCCAGTCGTTTCCTGACGGTGACGCAGATGATGGAAAGCCTGGCCAGCCTGGATATCACCCAGGCCAAGGGCGCCGATGTGCAGCAACTGGCGCAGGCGGCGGCGATGTTGTTGCGTGATGGCTGTGATGTGATGGATGTGTTGGGGCGGCAGATTCGCGCGCGGGTTTAA
- a CDS encoding DUF3077 domain-containing protein → MTNATTKTTPFSPCDHVDHHLFAVQPDIPLLDALEHASVFLSCAEALAQQAPNATVAEHTVTLRWASKHMLGTARSLVQASIDGMHAAQAGGEA, encoded by the coding sequence ATGACCAACGCAACCACAAAAACCACCCCCTTCTCCCCCTGCGACCACGTCGACCACCACCTCTTCGCCGTACAACCCGACATTCCCCTGCTCGACGCCCTGGAACACGCCTCGGTCTTTCTCAGCTGCGCGGAAGCCCTCGCCCAGCAAGCCCCCAACGCCACCGTTGCGGAACACACGGTGACCTTACGCTGGGCCAGCAAGCACATGCTCGGCACTGCCCGTTCACTCGTTCAAGCCTCGATTGACGGCATGCACGCCGCGCAAGCAGGAGGTGAGGCATGA